In the Candidatus Bathyarchaeia archaeon genome, one interval contains:
- a CDS encoding site-2 protease family protein, protein MALTLTPELTFLVGVAVFWTILYIVAYIFHLDKRGLEVKPAFFMYRSKALNSSIDALAKRAPKLWITLSNMGLAFSIGLMAYAFYFLINNLLRFSQEGDIGYVAIPIPGLTLSLYWLPFFLFAIVVIILPHELAHGIMARVENIPVLSTGVAAMLVFFGAFVEPDEKEFEKASLTARLRMLSAGSSTNLVTALLTLMLLTGLFAAPSGLLIQETIADGPVDRAGLERWDVIQAINGTPIATYADFAGYMRGVKAGANLTLTVLKDNRATDVFITTAADPENKSRAIIGLNTGFGASYQPNKLGLEQYTGVNLYWTLFWTWVFAFSVAVFNMLPLYPFDGERVAYYPLERFVGKRKKELRIGLSAFTLGLFALNIILSIWRYGLLAF, encoded by the coding sequence ATGGCTCTCACGTTGACGCCTGAACTAACATTTCTAGTAGGCGTAGCTGTTTTCTGGACTATTTTGTACATTGTAGCTTACATTTTTCATCTGGACAAACGTGGACTAGAGGTCAAACCGGCTTTCTTCATGTATAGGTCGAAAGCTCTGAACTCATCAATAGACGCACTGGCTAAGAGAGCGCCAAAACTCTGGATCACTCTGTCTAACATGGGCTTAGCCTTCTCTATCGGTCTAATGGCCTACGCCTTCTACTTCCTCATCAACAATCTGCTCAGATTCAGCCAAGAGGGCGACATTGGCTACGTTGCAATACCCATCCCAGGTCTGACTTTGAGCCTCTATTGGCTACCTTTTTTCCTCTTCGCCATAGTGGTGATTATCCTGCCGCATGAACTTGCTCACGGCATAATGGCGCGTGTAGAAAATATCCCAGTGCTGTCCACAGGCGTCGCTGCAATGCTGGTGTTTTTTGGCGCTTTCGTGGAACCTGATGAGAAGGAATTTGAAAAAGCCTCTTTGACCGCTCGGCTACGAATGCTTTCAGCTGGATCATCAACAAACTTGGTGACAGCTTTGCTAACCCTCATGCTGCTGACCGGATTGTTTGCAGCGCCGTCGGGCTTGTTGATTCAAGAGACCATAGCAGATGGACCGGTAGACCGGGCTGGATTGGAAAGATGGGACGTTATTCAAGCTATCAACGGCACGCCGATCGCCACATACGCTGACTTTGCTGGCTACATGAGAGGTGTCAAAGCTGGAGCGAATTTGACTCTTACCGTTCTCAAGGACAACAGAGCCACAGATGTGTTTATCACAACCGCGGCAGACCCAGAGAACAAGAGCCGAGCAATTATTGGATTGAACACTGGATTCGGCGCAAGCTATCAACCAAACAAACTCGGATTGGAACAATACACTGGCGTCAACTTGTACTGGACTCTATTCTGGACATGGGTGTTCGCGTTCAGTGTCGCAGTCTTCAACATGCTACCATTGTATCCATTTGACGGCGAACGAGTCGCGTACTATCCACTTGAACGATTTGTTGGGAAAAGAAAAAAGGAACTGCGTATCGGATTAAGCGCGTTCACACTTGGGCTTTTCGCATTGAACATAATTCTCAGCATATGGCGCTATGGACTGCTAGCGTTCTAG
- a CDS encoding nucleotidyltransferase domain-containing protein: MAKKPVKRADRVEVIYGKERWRLLHEQRQKTMDIMMPIEKANLACITHGSIARGDVSETSDIDVFVSDPSSSFVIESALERVGITVNRRFLVQATPSYAAKGYIELDPKSVISFPLMKLRSVERDLYQFSGQATFQMLRDNSRVKGVDKRLVLIEPTAKGHIEDSIVGKEETVAKLLDISVDTVLDRVHALLRRDKVGRTGVFIKRELAPTETYEMVLKQLADENPAVRRRLRLFGY, from the coding sequence ATGGCGAAGAAGCCAGTTAAACGTGCTGATCGCGTTGAAGTGATCTACGGTAAGGAGAGATGGAGACTGCTTCACGAACAGAGGCAAAAGACTATGGACATTATGATGCCCATTGAGAAAGCAAACTTGGCATGCATTACACATGGAAGCATTGCGAGAGGCGACGTTTCCGAAACCAGTGATATTGATGTCTTCGTCTCCGATCCTTCCAGTTCATTCGTGATCGAATCGGCACTTGAACGCGTTGGAATAACAGTCAATCGACGTTTTCTTGTGCAGGCAACTCCCTCTTATGCTGCGAAAGGCTACATTGAACTCGACCCGAAAAGCGTTATATCTTTTCCATTGATGAAGCTGCGCTCCGTAGAACGCGACTTGTATCAGTTTAGCGGTCAAGCCACGTTCCAAATGCTCAGAGACAATAGCCGAGTCAAAGGCGTCGATAAGCGGCTTGTGCTGATTGAACCTACAGCAAAAGGACATATTGAAGATAGTATTGTTGGCAAAGAGGAAACGGTGGCAAAGCTGCTCGATATTTCAGTTGACACGGTGCTTGACCGAGTACACGCATTACTGCGTCGAGACAAGGTGGGCAGAACAGGAGTCTTCATTAAGCGCGAGCTTGCTCCGACGGAAACCTACGAAATGGTGCTGAAGCAGTTAGCAGATGAGAATCCAGCTGTTCGGAGGCGACTCAGGCTATTTGGCTACTAA
- a CDS encoding mRNA surveillance protein pelota: MKILQMHLKKGFVKIVPQSLDDLWHLYNIVYPGDQVYARTTREVKVQGEFIRPQEGRRVTVSLGINVESVLWDRSLNRLRIRGVIIDIPEDIGGRGSYHTVNVVVDQPLTITKAKWLKHQVDRLEKASHVETPLVLLASIDDEEYAVALLRQYGLDVKAEKHIRLPGKLEPEKREEAFKAYFKDALSLTRKAWESIKCPIVVLGLGFVKNSFVTYVKDKDKDIASAIVDVKSVNSPGLTGINEAIRSGVLTKTLKGARMAEETKHVEEVLARLGKGKSDVTYGLDEVTKATQYGAVERLLIADVLLRDSPDEKRLELEKIMREVEEKAGQITVVSTEHEAGHKLKGLGGVAALLRYPISG, translated from the coding sequence TTGAAAATCCTACAAATGCACCTTAAGAAAGGCTTCGTTAAGATAGTGCCGCAAAGCCTCGATGATCTATGGCATCTATACAACATCGTGTACCCAGGCGACCAAGTCTACGCCCGCACTACCAGGGAAGTTAAAGTCCAAGGAGAGTTCATTCGCCCACAAGAGGGTAGACGAGTCACAGTTTCTTTGGGCATCAATGTTGAAAGTGTTCTTTGGGACAGAAGCCTTAACCGTCTGCGAATTCGCGGAGTCATAATTGACATTCCAGAAGACATTGGTGGCAGGGGCTCTTATCACACCGTGAATGTTGTCGTCGATCAGCCTCTGACCATAACAAAGGCAAAGTGGTTGAAGCATCAGGTTGACCGCTTGGAAAAGGCTAGCCACGTTGAAACTCCTCTTGTCTTACTAGCCTCAATAGACGATGAAGAATACGCGGTTGCTCTTCTTCGCCAATATGGATTAGACGTTAAAGCAGAGAAACATATTCGATTGCCAGGCAAATTGGAGCCTGAAAAACGGGAGGAAGCCTTCAAAGCCTATTTTAAGGATGCCTTAAGTCTGACTCGTAAGGCTTGGGAAAGCATCAAGTGTCCCATAGTTGTTTTGGGACTTGGCTTTGTGAAGAACAGCTTCGTTACCTATGTTAAGGACAAGGACAAGGACATAGCATCTGCCATTGTGGACGTCAAGAGCGTGAACAGCCCTGGTTTAACAGGCATCAACGAGGCGATTCGGTCAGGCGTGTTGACGAAGACCCTGAAGGGCGCCAGGATGGCTGAAGAAACAAAGCATGTTGAAGAAGTGCTGGCACGACTTGGGAAGGGAAAATCGGACGTAACCTACGGACTGGACGAAGTAACCAAGGCAACTCAATACGGCGCAGTTGAGAGACTGTTGATAGCTGACGTTCTGCTTCGTGACTCGCCAGATGAAAAACGACTAGAACTGGAAAAAATAATGCGCGAAGTAGAGGAGAAAGCAGGACAAATTACAGTTGTTAGTACGGAACACGAAGCGGGTCACAAACTAAAAGGACTCGGCGGGGTCGCTGCGCTTCTCAGATATCCAATAAGTGGTTAG
- the cutA gene encoding divalent-cation tolerance protein CutA: MAPIIVFVTTASKREAQRIVQTLLEQHLIACANILGPTESHFWWQGKIARAKEFLVIMKSDQKLFLKLSKAVKEAHSYDVPEIVAVPIEAGFKPYLEWLDGTLAKSGES, translated from the coding sequence ATGGCGCCGATCATAGTGTTTGTGACTACCGCTTCAAAACGCGAAGCACAGCGAATCGTGCAAACCTTACTTGAGCAGCATCTAATAGCGTGCGCTAATATTCTGGGTCCTACAGAGTCTCATTTCTGGTGGCAGGGTAAGATTGCCAGGGCAAAGGAATTCTTGGTGATAATGAAGTCGGATCAGAAACTTTTTCTTAAACTTTCAAAAGCCGTCAAGGAAGCGCACAGCTACGACGTGCCTGAAATCGTGGCGGTGCCGATTGAGGCAGGATTTAAGCCCTATTTAGAATGGTTAGATGGTACTCTCGCCAAATCTGGTGAAAGCTGA